TTTACGCTGTAGAAGGCAGAAGGGACAGTTGTTGCTACTCTGAGATCACCCTCCCCAGATCTGGAATCACTTCTCCCCATAGCGGGTCTTTCTCTGCGGATTGTCCCCTTCCGTCCTTCAGTCACCCACACTTGCCCTTTGGATTACGTTCTGCTTCCAGTCTTGCAGCCTTTGTCGTAACATGGCTTCTGTGTGGTGGCTGGGCCCTCCCCCTGAAGCTTCATCCCAGCTCTTAGTAGGTGGGGAGGATTGTACCCATGGAGCAGACGGGAAAGTGGAGGTCCACGAGGGAGTCAGGCGGACAGGGTGTTTGGGTAAAGCTGTCTTCCAACTCCAGCCCTCTGTCCTCGTCCAGAGCACCTGTGTTCTGTTACTGTGCCATATAGGATGAGCACCATATTAGCCATTCTTCTCCCCACAGGAGTCTGTATGAAGCAGCACAAGAAGTTGACCCAGGCCATCCAGAAAGCCAGAGATCATGGTGAGCGTGAAACGGGGCACCAGGCAATTTTGTTAGGCTCCTTTTGTGAGGTGACTCCGATCTGGAGCATTGCTGCAGATGGCCTGCCTGTCTGAGAAGGAAACACCCCgactccttgtcttttttttttttttttttttttttgacaggcagagtggatagtgagagagagagacagagagaaaggtcttcctttttgccgttggttcaccctccaatggtcgctgtggccggcgcatcgcgctgatctgaagccaggagccaggtgcctctcctggtctcccatgcgggtgcagggcccaaggacttgggccatcctccactgccttcccgggccatagcagagagctggcctggaagaggggcaaccgggatagaatccggtgccccaaccgggactagaacccggtgtgccagcgccgcaaggcggaggattagcctgttaagccacggccccggcccAAAGTCCTTGTCTTACTGCActccctgtcccctctcctgtCCTTGCCATCGCCCCTCCCTTTATTGTtgatctctccttcccctccctctttttttttttttgacaggcagagtggacagtgagagagagggacagagagaaaggtcttccttttttgccgttggttcaccctccaatggccgccgcggctggcgcgctgcggccggcgcaccgcgctgatccgatggcaggagccaggtgcctatcctggtctcccatggggtgcagggcccatcctccactgcactcccgggccatagcagagagctggcctggaagaggggcagccgggacagaaccggcgccctgaccgggatccCCTCCCTCTTACTCTGTGACTTAGGGTTCCACTGCCATAGCAGGCTGTGGACAGTTCTGGCCCTGGCCACACAGCACCTTTGTACAGATAGTGAGAAGTCTCCCCCTGCTGGGTTTGTGCTGTTTCATAGCCGTGGTGCACGGCTGTACAGTTTTGCAGACAAGAGCCTGGGCAGTATGAGCTCATACCAGTTGCCTTTGTGTAATTTACACCGTGCATAAGTGCACCCTTTATGGGGGCATCTTTTCTTATTGTCTTAGTCCCCTGTTAGCTCCCTCTGTGGCCCCTCCCTCATTTTGTCCTTTTAATCTCCAGGTCTCCTCAGGTACCACATTCCCCAGGTTGAGCCCCGGGACCTTGACTTCAGTACCTCTCACGGAGCTGTGAGTGCCACTCCACCGGCCCCCACCCTGGTTTCCGGTGATCCCTGGTACCCGTGGTACAGCTGGACACAGCCACCAGAGAGAGAACTGTCCCGCCTTCGGCGGCTCTATCAGGGCCATCTCCGAGAAGAGAGtggccctccacctgcagcaccagcggaAGCCCCCTCCAGTGAGGGGGCGGGCTCCCAGAATGCTCTGCAGgggctgtagcctgggaaggcatctgCGGGTTAGGAGACAGTGCCTAGGGTTACGTGCCTGGATGTACCCTGTCAAATTGTATCTACTGTGGGGCCAGCAGCAGGTCCAGGGAGAACATGGTTGCTGATGAAGGGGTGTACATACATCGGGCTGAGGGGGCCAGCACAGGTGTATGTGGAAACTGTCCCCTATATATTGTAAATAAATGGGCTGAACATCCAGCTGCTGCTTCAAATTTCTGCCACCATTTAGCttacttttaaagtaaataaagtaaataaagctttatctCCTGTCTCTGGCTTGCTTTGGGCTTGGATGACTGCTACTGGGGGCTGGGGTGACCAGCTAGTGTCCGGTCTTGGCTTTTAAGTGAAGAAGCCGCGTGCTGCTGTGGACAGGAGAGGGCCAGCTCTAAGCCGGCCCTGACCCTGCCCAGAAGTGGGTGGGGATGGGCAGCTGTGCCCCTCACCCCCATACGTAGTGGTCGCAGCATGTCCAGCAGTTCACCGAGGCGCAAGGAGGGTTGAGACCTACATGCTAGGCCAAGGATAAATGCgttgccatggcactggctgcgCGGTGAGGGGTGGCGTTGCCAAGGGGACAGCTGCCAGGGCTTGGGGGAGGGAACAAAGGACTTCCTGGGGGTGGGCCTTGGACGCCGCTGGGCGTGGTTCCTGAAATAgacagtggggggggggctgggcagagagggaaggggcgGAAGTGACGTCGTGTGGGGCGGGTCCGGCCGCGCACAATGGGCCATGGAGTTCCCGTTCGATGTGGACGCGCTGTTCCCGGAGCGGATCACGGTGCTGGACCAGCACCTGCGGCCCCCGGCCCGCCGACCCGGAACCACAACTCCGGCCCGGTGACCTCTCATACCCACCCGGTGTCCCTTCTCTCCCAGTTACTCAGCAAGCCGGGACCAGGCGCCACGCCCCCTTCTCATCCACTAGCGGCCGTTCCTTTTGATGTCCCGGCCTGCCCTTTTGATGACCTTTAACCCTAAACTTAGTGGGCTTATCAGAGCTTGGACCTGTGACCTTTCACCCTTTAGCCCAATGTGGTCCCAAATTTGGCCTGCCCTCCCTACTTCCCCACCGCAACCttaagggaggagggagaggtgtgTTGAAAGTTTGGGATCCAGCGGGGCGGGTGGAGACTCCCAAGCAAAGGTGGAAAGGAGGAGCCTTCAGTGATGAGCCGGGGTTGGAGTtgtggcccaggtgctcaggAGTGACTGCCCAGGACCACCAAATTCAGTGAGTGAGTATCTGACTCTTTGTTTCCTCTCTTCCTGTAGTATTGATCTGCAGCAGCAAATTATGACCATTGTAGATGAACTGGGCAAGGCTTCTGCCAAGGTACTGGGGAGTCTCGGGGTAAAGGGGGCCCTCTGTAGGGATGGCAAATAAGGGAGGCCCAAGTCCTGTGGAAGGGACGTGCAGGAAGTCTCGCTTCCGCCTCCTGACAGGCCCAGCACCTTCCTGCTCCCATCACCAGCGCGTCAAGAATGCAGAGCAACCGCCATGTCATTTATGTGCTCAAAGACACTGCAGCCCGACCGTGAGTGCCACTCGCCCTTCCAGTCCTTCGTCCTCCGCTCACTGTCTAACAGATAGCTACCACTAGCCTATTCACTATTTTCCCATTCTGCAGGGCTGGGAAAGGAGCCATTATTGGTTTCATCAAAGTTGGATACAAGAAGCTCTTTGTATTGGTGAGTGTTGTTGGAACCTGGACGTTCTTATGCCTTGGTTCCAGAGAACAAACATGCTGGTggttggaaggcagcagataccTGCATCCTGAAAAAGCCCGTAATATTCTTTGCCACACAGGATGATCGTGAGGCTCACAATGAGGTAGAACCACTCTGCATCTTGGACTTTTACATACACGAGTCGCTGCAACGCCATGGCCATGGGCGAGAACTCTTCCAGTACATGCTGCAGgtatgttgtcttttttttttttttttttttaacacagccctcctcctcgTACTCCCACTGCCATGTTCCCTTGTCCTAATCCCTTCCAGGCTCCTTTGGCCTGCCCTCTCCATACCTCCCCTACTCCATCCTGTTCCCTGCAGAAGGAGCGTGTCGAACCACACCAGCTGGCCATTGACCGACCTTCACAGAAGCTGCTGAAGTTCCTGAATAAGCACTACAACCTGGAGACCACCGTCCCACAGGTTAGAAGCTGCAGAGGATGAATTCCCACTGAGCATTCCCATtgaacttatttattattttggtcAAAGAAACGGTGCCTTCCAAGAGCTCCTTATTTCTCATTGAACAGAGTTAACTGAATACAGttaagcttgcttttttttttttttaagacttatttatttatttgaaagagttacacagagagagaaggagaggcagagagagagaagaggtcttccatccgctgcttcactcctcaattggctgcaatggctggagctgtgctgatcaaagccaggaaccaggagcttcttctgggtctcccatgcgggtgcaggggcccaaggactcaggccatcttctgctgccttcccaggccatagcagggagctggattgtaagtggagcagctggggctagaaccagtgcccatatgggatgctggcactgcaggtggcggctttacctgctacgccacagtgccggccccaagcttGGTTTTCTTCTCATTGTACCATCTCTCAACTTGAAGTCTTTCATGTTCATCTATTTTTCaagtctctttaaaaatttttaatttgttgacttgaggtacagatagagagggagagctccCTTCTACCTGTTCACTGCTTAGATGTCTACAATTGCTCAGGCCTGGCAAGGCAGAAGCTGGGTgctaggatctcaatccaggtctcccatgaggatgacAGGAGCCTAACTCTTGAGCTCCCTGCCAAAgtctgcactagcaagaagctggaatgaggacaCAGAGTAGACAGtccaactcaggtactctgatgtatgAGAACAGTGtcaactgctgggctaaatgtgCCCACATTCATCTGTTATTTATCCTGAGTTGTTTCCTACACATCATTTTCACCTCGTTCTCACACTAGCCACTGCTCATTTACATTTATTAGAGattcagaaaaatgtattttctctggCCTTAGGCGGCTTTGTCCTAAGATGGGGAAAGTGGCTTGTTTAAAATTAAGCGCAGTAAGATGTTACGAATCCTGCCCATCCATTCAAAAAAATATGTACTGAGCACTCAGTGCTGTTCTGGGTGCTGGGAACACTTTACTCAGTAGAAGAGACAGAAGTCCCGGCTCTGGTGGAACTTACATTCTAGCTGGGGAGACAGACAAACAACAAACCAAGTGTATACCATGGTCAATgattagcactgcaggcagatgagaGCAAGTAAGAGGGCTTGAGTATGCCATGGTGGGTGTGGGGTTTTGGGATTGCAAGTTCAAGTGACAACCAGAGAAGGCCTCACTGACAAAGTGCCACTGGAGCAGTAACTCAAAGGAAGTGAATCCTGAAGGGACAGCCCGTTGAAAGGTCGTGAGGCAGGAATGGGCCTGGAAGGAGGAATAGTGCTGAGTGAGTGGGGGGTGCAGTAGATGCAATCAAAAAGGTAGTGAAGTATTTTGAAGGTAAATAGATAAGATTTCCTAATAGCTTGTATATGGGAAAAAAGAGGGTTTatttaaaggttgatttatttacttatttatttgaaagagttacagagagcgagaaagatcttccatctgctggttcactccccaaatggccacaacagccatggctgggtcaggccaaagccaggagccaggagcttcctgtgggtcttccacatgggtgcaggagcccaagcacttgggccatcttctggtgctttcccaagccattagcagggagctggattggaagtggagcagctgagacttgaactcgtgcccatatgggatgctggtgttcaggcagtggctttaccctacaccacagtgccagcccatgagAGAGGGTTTAAAAATGacctccaggggctggcgctatggcataaaactgccacctacagtgccggcatcccatatgggtgccagttcaaatcccggctgctccacttccgatctctctgctatggcctgagaaagcagtagaagatggcctaagaccttgggcccctgcacccatgcgggagacccagaagaagatcctggctcctggcttcggatcagctcagctccagccattccagccaactagggagtgaaccagcggatggaagactctctctctgcctctccttcactctctgtgtaactctgactttcaaataaataaatcttaaaaaaaaaaaaaaaatggcccttACAGTTCTTGAGGTAAACATTTGCATTTGGGAGGATGAATTTGCATAAAATAAGATGGTAGATAGGTCAGCTTTGggaggaaattttttttctttttgttatttgtttgagaggcaaagagactccaatccactggttcactcttcagatgcccaTAATAGCTAGGGATGGGtgagagctgaagctgggaaccaggaatacAGTCCAGTTTGCCCATGTGAacggcaggaatccagttacttgaaatATCACAGGGTgtcctttagcaggaagctgaagtcaagagctgcaactagggccggtgctgtggcataaagtcaccacctgcagcaccagaatcccatatcggcaccaattccagtcctggccgctccacttccaatccagcttcctgctaatgtgcctgggaaagcagtgaaagatgacccaagtccttgggcacctgcactcatgtgagagacccagaagaagctcctggctcctggcttcagcctggccaggtcctgaccattgtgatcatttggggagtgaaccagcgtggatggagggtctctctctctctggctgtgcttttgcctctccttctctgtaactcttaactttaaaataaataaatattaaaaaataaaataaaataaaagggggcTGCAGCTATGGATGGATTCCAGGTACTCTGGGAGTCGGGTGTAGTAAACTGTTAGGATAAAGGCCCATTCAGAAATCCACTTCTAATATATTAATTGAAGATGTCTATGATGTGTTCAGGTTGAGTACAGTTTGGTACTTCCTGGGAGATCGAGGGGGAGGGTTGGTGTGGAGTTTTAAGCATATacacagtatttatttatttaaaagatttatttatttgtaggggAGGATGACATACGTGTGTACACacacccagccacacacacaggagagacagcaacagagagggatcatccatctgctggttcactccccagatgactgcaatggcagctgaggctggtccaggcctgtagtctgggtctctcacatgggtgcaagggcccaagcacttgggccatcctctgctgctttcccaggctcgttagaaGGGAGCTAGTTCGCAAGCAGAGCGGTCAGGACTCAAAcatgtgctccaatatgggatgctgatgttacagTCAGTAGCCTAATTCAGTGTGCCACGCTGCTAGCCTTGCATACACGTGGTATTTAAAGCACTGAGATGGGATGAGATCACCAGAGAGACAGTATAGAGAAGTGGTCCAAAGACTTAAGTCTGTGAGCATTCTTTTAGAAAAGTAGAGAGAGGGCTAACGTTATGGTGTCAGTAGATTAAGCTATCACTGTGGCATCcgatatcacagtgccagtttcaAGGGttcaattcaagtcccggctgctccacttccaatccagctctctgctatggcctgggaaagcagaagatggcccaagacttagggcccctgcacccgtgtgggaggcccggaagctcctggctcctggttttggattggcccagctccagctgttgtggccatttggggagtgaacagcggatgtaagacctctctctctatctctccctctctctaactctgcctctcaaaaaaataaatcttaaaaaaaaaaagtgccagttTCAGACCCAGAtatggtttctggctcctggcttcagctttgcccagacattggctgttttggtcatttggggagtgaaccagtggataaaaaaaaatctctgtttctctctgttactctgcctttcatataaataaataagtaaataaataaatattagaaaagtaAAAGGTAGAAGAACAGCCAGCAAATGCAACCAAGGGCCAGTAAAGTTAAAAGTGAGGTGACCTAGAAGGCTGGTGAAGACTGTGTTTCCAGGAGAAAAGAACGGTTTCCTGGGCACATGCTGCTGATCAGTGAAATAAGTCTGAGGAGTGGCTGTTGGATTTAGCTAGCGCAGCCCTGGGGATCCTGAGCACCTGTTTTGGTGCCATggtgggtggaagccaggaatgaGTGGGTTTGGTATACTGAGAAGTCAGGACCGGAGACAGCAAGGATAGGCCACTCCTAAATGCTGCTTTAAGGGGAACAGAGAAAACAGAGCAAGAACTAGAGGCGGAAATGATCAGAGAAGACGGATTCTTTTCAGAACTGACAGCGTAGGAATGattcagcagagagaagatctgatGATGGCAGAGCAAGTGGGGGAAATGCTGAAGTGATACTGTTGGGTTGGCAGGACAGGTTGGGATTTGGTTGTCAGGTTAGCCTTGGATCTGAGTGTGGACAGTTAATCCACTGTAACATCACTTGACATGGTCACAGGGAAGGCATAAAGACATCACGAGTGCTTCCTTGGGTTGGGAATTGGATAGAGAAAGGCTTGATGTATGtttaatctttttcttaaaaatatttatttatttatttgaaagagttatagaggcagagaaggagaagcagaggtctaccatccgacggtcactccccaattggccgaaacagctagagttgcaccaatccaaagccaggagccaagagcttcctccaggtctcccacatgggtgcaggggcccaaagtcttgggccattttctactgctttcccaggccata
The sequence above is drawn from the Lepus europaeus isolate LE1 chromosome 3, mLepTim1.pri, whole genome shotgun sequence genome and encodes:
- the ATAT1 gene encoding alpha-tubulin N-acetyltransferase 1 isoform X5, whose amino-acid sequence is MEFPFDVDALFPERITVLDQHLRPPARRPGTTTPARIDLQQQIMTIVDELGKASAKAQHLPAPITSASRMQSNRHVIYVLKDTAARPAGKGAIIGFIKVGYKKLFVLDDREAHNEVEPLCILDFYIHESLQRHGHGRELFQYMLQKERVEPHQLAIDRPSQKLLKFLNKHYNLETTVPQVNNFVIFEGFFAHQHRPPVPSLRAMRQARAAVDATPAAPARKLPPKRAEGDIKPYSSSDREFLKVAVEPPWPLNRAPRRATPPAHPPPRSSSLGNSPDRGPLRPFVPEQELLRSLRLCPPHPTARLLLATDPGGSPAQRRRTSSLPRSDDSRY
- the ATAT1 gene encoding alpha-tubulin N-acetyltransferase 1 isoform X6, whose product is MEFPFDVDALFPERITVLDQHLRPPARRPGTTTPARIDLQQQIMTIVDELGKASAKAQHLPAPITSASRMQSNRHVIYVLKDTAARPAGKGAIIGFIKVGYKKLFVLDDREAHNEVEPLCILDFYIHESLQRHGHGRELFQYMLQKERVEPHQLAIDRPSQKLLKFLNKHYNLETTVPQVNNFVIFEGFFAHQHPPARKLPPKRAEGDIKPYSSSDREFLKVAVEPPWPLNRAPRRATPPAHPPPRSSSLGNSPDRGPLRPFVPEQELLRSLRLCPPHPTARLLLATDPGGSPAQRRRTSSLPRSDDSRY
- the ATAT1 gene encoding alpha-tubulin N-acetyltransferase 1 isoform X7, encoding MEFPFDVDALFPERITVLDQHLRPPARRPGTTTPARIDLQQQIMTIVDELGKASAKAQHLPAPITSASRMQSNRHVIYVLKDTAARPAGKGAIIGFIKVGYKKLFVLDDREAHNEVEPLCILDFYIHESLQRHGHGRELFQYMLQKERVEPHQLAIDRPSQKLLKFLNKHYNLETTVPQVNNFVIFEGFFAHQHPPARKLPPKRAEGDIKPYSSSDREFLKVAVEPPWPLNRAPRRATPPAHPPPRSSSLGNSPDRGPLRPFVPEQELLRSLRLCPPHPTARLLLATDPGGSPAQRRRTR